In Sphingomonas phyllosphaerae, one DNA window encodes the following:
- a CDS encoding proline iminopeptidase-family hydrolase produces MRLTRRALLAGGAAALAPLPAFARDAAYPLPDREAMLPVPGGRVYVRVNGDLNGPRAPLVLIHGGPGGTHTGMLDALALADERAVILYDQLDSGRSDWPQDPANWRVARFVDELAAIRRGLAVERWHVCGVSWGGTIALEYAARRPAELVSTVLGGPLIATRAWLADADALRAALPPDARDTLLACEGKTPPAPAACDAATAVFYRHYNRREDPSPALRAAAHVVGDRGFDRRLYETMWGKSEFVSTGTLRDYDGTPLLAKLDGARTLFMVGQYDEARPVTALGFAARVPGGAEVAVIPGAAHATLSDRPAETVGILRAWLSRHDTPTL; encoded by the coding sequence ATGCGGCTGACGCGCCGCGCGCTGCTGGCCGGCGGTGCCGCGGCGCTGGCGCCGCTGCCCGCCTTCGCACGCGACGCCGCCTATCCGCTGCCCGACCGCGAGGCGATGCTCCCCGTCCCGGGCGGGCGCGTCTATGTCCGCGTCAACGGTGACCTGAACGGTCCACGCGCGCCGCTGGTGCTGATCCACGGCGGTCCCGGCGGCACCCACACCGGGATGCTCGACGCGCTCGCGCTCGCCGACGAACGCGCGGTGATCCTCTACGACCAGCTCGACAGCGGCCGATCGGACTGGCCGCAGGACCCCGCCAATTGGCGCGTGGCGCGCTTCGTCGACGAACTGGCGGCGATCCGTCGCGGGCTCGCCGTCGAACGCTGGCACGTCTGCGGCGTCAGCTGGGGCGGGACGATCGCGCTCGAATATGCCGCGCGTCGGCCTGCGGAGCTGGTCAGCACGGTGCTGGGCGGGCCGTTGATCGCGACGCGCGCGTGGCTCGCCGACGCCGATGCGCTGCGGGCCGCACTTCCCCCGGATGCACGCGACACGTTGCTCGCGTGCGAGGGGAAGACGCCGCCCGCCCCGGCCGCCTGCGATGCGGCCACCGCCGTCTTCTACCGCCACTACAATCGCCGCGAAGACCCGTCGCCGGCCCTGCGCGCGGCGGCGCACGTTGTCGGCGATCGCGGGTTCGATCGCCGGCTCTACGAAACGATGTGGGGCAAGAGCGAATTCGTCTCGACCGGCACGCTGCGCGACTATGACGGCACCCCGCTGCTCGCGAAGCTCGACGGCGCCCGCACGCTGTTCATGGTCGGCCAGTATGACGAGGCGCGTCCGGTCACCGCGCTCGGCTTCGCGGCGCGCGTGCCGGGCGGGGCCGAAGTGGCGGTGATCCCTGGTGCCGCTCACGCCACGCTTAGCGACCGCCCGGCCGAGACGGTCGGCATCCTGCGCGCCTGGCTTTCGCGTCACGACACGCCCACGTTGTAA
- a CDS encoding DUF2807 domain-containing protein, whose translation MRSLILAALLPLVACGNNANIEGQDVPAQGSGTTRTYDVRDFTAVKLAGSDDVDVRVGGGFSVRAEGDPQVLDKITVTRDGDRLTISRRRSSTWQRGKARVFVTLPRLGAASLDGSGNLTIDQVRGSSFDARLAGSGNLRIAQVATESLGLSLAGSGNIATAGQTGQFSLSLAGSGNVDAAALVAREAAIKSAGSGDVRATVRGPATVSLVGSGDVDLGGGARCTVRKAGSGTVRCGG comes from the coding sequence ATGCGGTCGTTGATACTCGCGGCGCTGCTGCCACTGGTCGCATGCGGCAACAATGCCAACATCGAAGGGCAGGACGTGCCGGCGCAAGGGTCTGGCACGACGCGGACCTATGACGTGCGCGACTTCACCGCGGTCAAGCTGGCGGGCAGCGACGATGTCGACGTTCGCGTCGGCGGCGGCTTTTCGGTCCGTGCCGAGGGCGACCCGCAGGTGCTCGACAAGATCACGGTGACTCGCGACGGTGATCGGCTGACGATCTCGCGCCGCCGTTCCTCGACATGGCAGCGCGGCAAGGCGCGCGTCTTCGTGACCCTTCCCCGATTGGGCGCTGCGTCGCTCGACGGCTCGGGCAATCTCACCATCGATCAGGTACGCGGCAGCAGCTTCGACGCGCGACTCGCCGGATCGGGCAACCTGCGGATCGCGCAGGTCGCGACCGAGTCGCTCGGCCTGTCGCTCGCCGGATCGGGTAACATCGCCACCGCGGGTCAGACCGGCCAGTTCTCGCTCAGTCTCGCCGGATCGGGCAACGTCGATGCCGCGGCGCTGGTCGCGCGCGAGGCGGCGATCAAGTCCGCCGGCTCGGGCGACGTCCGCGCCACGGTGCGCGGCCCGGCAACGGTGTCGCTGGTCGGCTCGGGCGATGTCGATCTCGGCGGCGGGGCGCGCTGCACCGTCCGCAAGGCCGGGTCCGGCACGGTGCGGTGCGGGGGCTGA
- a CDS encoding histidine phosphatase family protein, whose protein sequence is MKTLTLLRHAKSGWDDPVVRDFDRPLNARGRRAAVTMGRHVRDLGLTFDRVVASPATRVEETVVEVERGLGRALAPLWERRLYLAAPTTLLDVVHECDATADSLLLVGHNPGLEELTLLLIPDDAGALRMAAEEKYPTATLAEITFDADDWSAVRAGHGRLTRFVRPRDVDPALGPDGD, encoded by the coding sequence GTGAAGACGCTGACGCTGCTGCGCCATGCCAAATCGGGCTGGGACGATCCGGTGGTCCGCGATTTCGATCGCCCGCTCAACGCACGCGGCCGGCGCGCGGCGGTGACGATGGGGCGGCATGTTCGCGATCTTGGGCTTACGTTCGACCGGGTCGTGGCCTCACCGGCAACGCGTGTCGAGGAAACCGTCGTCGAGGTCGAGCGCGGGCTGGGCCGCGCGTTGGCACCGCTGTGGGAGCGGCGGCTGTACCTCGCCGCGCCGACGACCTTGCTGGACGTGGTGCACGAATGCGACGCGACGGCGGACTCGCTGCTGCTGGTCGGGCATAATCCGGGGCTGGAAGAGCTGACGCTGCTGCTGATCCCCGACGATGCGGGCGCGTTGCGGATGGCAGCGGAGGAAAAATATCCGACCGCGACACTCGCCGAGATCACCTTCGACGCCGACGATTGGTCGGCGGTGCGTGCCGGACACGGACGGCTGACCCGCTTCGTCCGCCCGCGCGACGTCGACCCGGCGCTGGGGCCGGACGGAGACTGA
- a CDS encoding CarD family transcriptional regulator, which yields MAAKALHFDVGDYVVYPKHGVGRVIELQKQEIAGMQLELYVLRFEKERMTLRVPTNKAESVGMRKLSSDKTMREAMETLKGKPKVKRTMWSRRAQEYEAKINSGDLASIAEVVRDLFRADDQPEQSYSERQIFEGACSRLARELAAMEQIDEPAAQEKILEILRKAAAIYNKDKVPA from the coding sequence ATGGCTGCCAAGGCTCTGCATTTCGATGTCGGCGATTATGTCGTTTACCCCAAGCACGGCGTCGGGCGCGTCATCGAGTTGCAGAAACAGGAAATCGCCGGGATGCAGCTGGAGCTGTACGTCCTGCGGTTCGAAAAGGAGCGGATGACGCTCCGCGTCCCCACCAACAAGGCCGAGTCGGTCGGCATGCGCAAGCTGTCGTCGGACAAGACGATGCGCGAGGCGATGGAGACGCTCAAGGGCAAGCCCAAGGTGAAGCGCACCATGTGGTCGCGCCGTGCGCAGGAATATGAGGCGAAGATCAATTCGGGCGACCTTGCGTCGATCGCCGAAGTGGTCCGCGACCTGTTCCGCGCCGACGACCAGCCCGAGCAGAGCTATTCCGAGCGCCAGATCTTCGAGGGCGCGTGCAGCCGCCTTGCGCGCGAACTGGCCGCGATGGAGCAGATCGACGAGCCGGCCGCGCAAGAGAAGATCCTGGAAATCCTGCGCAAAGCCGCAGCGATCTACAACAAGGACAAGGTGCCCGCCTGA
- a CDS encoding RNA-binding S4 domain-containing protein, with amino-acid sequence MTTGATMRLDRYLWFARLAKTRDIAQALACDGHFRIDGRAVDRAHAPVRIGNILTFFHAGRVRVLRVEALPARRGPAPEAQACYQELALSGPVSSAGALTRDTDGAKAAREK; translated from the coding sequence ATGACCACCGGGGCGACGATGCGGCTCGACCGCTATCTGTGGTTCGCGCGTCTCGCCAAGACGCGCGACATCGCGCAGGCGCTTGCCTGCGACGGGCATTTCCGCATCGACGGACGCGCGGTCGATCGCGCCCACGCCCCGGTGCGGATCGGCAATATCCTCACCTTCTTCCACGCCGGCCGAGTTCGCGTGCTGCGCGTCGAGGCGTTGCCAGCGCGCCGCGGTCCCGCCCCGGAGGCGCAGGCGTGTTATCAGGAACTGGCCCTGTCCGGACCGGTTTCGTCAGCAGGAGCGTTGACGCGCGACACCGACGGCGCGAAAGCGGCGCGCGAGAAGTGA
- a CDS encoding helicase-related protein, which yields MVAFDRPRVTAVLGPTNTGKTHLAIERMCAHSSGMIGFPLRLLAREVYDRVVAIKGADRVALITGEERIVPRDARWFLCTAESMPLQQDVAFVALDEAQLGSDRERGHVFTDRILRARGREETMILGSESLRPVLRALVPGIEIVERPRFSTLSYAGAKKLSRLPRRSAIVAFSAEEVYATAEMLRRLRGGAAVVMGALSPRTRNAQVAMFQAGEVDYLVATDAIGMGLNLDVGHVAFAGLHKFDGQQRRRLRVSEMAQIAGRAGRHQRDGTFGALTEEGPDAFEPEEVAAIEGHRFPRLDWLYWRNGTPDVSSIDALVASLSERPDDLALRAAPEALDLKILKRLAEEPGVRDRARSNVARLWAACGIPDFAKLGLDPHARFVGRVFGYLSQGYVPHQWFADEVARLDRTEGDVETIAGRIAAIRSWAYIAQRPDWLADPQTWAARTLEIEARLSDALHLSLTQRFVDKRTTALAKRIGGGVGALPVEIDAQGEVTIDTHTIGRLEGFRFVVAPDARAHDKRLLLATAEKRLAGERRRRAEALIASEDAQFALGEGGTITVSGLRHLPPTSASPTPFALSLSKGGPQETCFDKLSTNGAEEAIQEDDPLIVARLSRGTSLARPQLTLDDALDCLDPSLRNRVSERLRQWTAATIARTLPALAALSDATRAAEAGPALRSIAAAMEAGAGFAQRLPLRDAIEALAPGQRQWLRRQRITIGALDLFDARLLKPAAQAWRRALLAAHGTPTPLAPPAGATTLPRGAPGAVPLMGFRPLGGQAVRIDLVERVARAAHDARGANNRAPFAPDPALAVSIGLEPATVARLMAELGFRPVAKPDAAPHYVWRGRARAKIAAPDPANAFAALAGLMGR from the coding sequence ATGGTGGCTTTCGACCGACCCCGCGTTACGGCCGTGCTGGGTCCGACCAACACCGGCAAGACCCATCTCGCGATCGAACGGATGTGCGCACATTCCAGCGGGATGATCGGCTTCCCGCTGCGGCTGCTGGCGCGCGAGGTCTATGACCGCGTCGTCGCGATCAAGGGCGCCGATCGCGTCGCGCTGATTACCGGCGAGGAGCGGATCGTACCGCGCGACGCGCGATGGTTCCTGTGCACCGCCGAGAGCATGCCGCTGCAACAGGATGTGGCGTTCGTGGCGCTGGACGAGGCGCAGCTCGGCAGCGATCGGGAACGCGGGCATGTCTTCACCGACCGCATCCTGCGCGCGCGCGGACGCGAGGAAACGATGATCCTCGGCTCCGAATCGCTGCGACCTGTGCTGCGCGCGCTGGTGCCGGGCATCGAGATCGTCGAGCGCCCGCGTTTCTCGACGCTCAGCTATGCCGGCGCGAAGAAATTGTCGCGGCTGCCGCGCCGCTCGGCGATCGTCGCCTTCTCCGCCGAGGAAGTCTATGCCACCGCCGAGATGCTGCGGCGGCTGCGCGGCGGCGCGGCGGTTGTGATGGGGGCCTTGTCCCCGCGTACCCGCAACGCGCAGGTCGCGATGTTCCAGGCCGGCGAGGTCGACTATCTGGTCGCCACCGATGCGATCGGCATGGGGCTCAACCTCGACGTCGGGCATGTCGCTTTCGCGGGGCTCCACAAGTTCGACGGCCAGCAACGCCGCCGGCTGCGCGTGTCGGAAATGGCGCAGATCGCCGGTCGCGCCGGGCGGCACCAGCGCGACGGCACGTTCGGCGCGCTGACCGAGGAAGGCCCCGACGCCTTCGAGCCCGAGGAAGTCGCCGCGATCGAGGGACATCGCTTCCCGCGGCTCGACTGGCTCTACTGGCGCAACGGCACCCCCGATGTGTCGAGCATCGATGCTTTGGTCGCCAGCCTGTCGGAGCGCCCCGACGATCTCGCCCTGCGCGCCGCGCCCGAGGCACTCGATCTCAAGATCCTCAAGCGGCTCGCCGAGGAACCCGGCGTCCGCGACCGTGCGCGCAGCAATGTCGCGCGGCTGTGGGCGGCATGTGGCATTCCCGACTTCGCCAAGCTCGGGCTCGACCCGCACGCGCGCTTCGTCGGGCGCGTGTTCGGCTATCTGTCGCAAGGGTATGTCCCGCACCAGTGGTTCGCCGACGAGGTCGCGCGGCTCGACCGCACCGAGGGCGATGTCGAGACGATCGCCGGCCGGATCGCCGCGATCCGCAGCTGGGCCTATATCGCGCAGCGCCCCGACTGGCTCGCCGACCCGCAGACCTGGGCGGCGCGTACGCTGGAAATCGAGGCGCGTTTGTCCGACGCGCTCCACCTGAGCCTGACGCAGCGCTTCGTCGACAAGCGCACCACCGCTTTGGCGAAGAGGATCGGCGGCGGGGTCGGCGCGCTGCCGGTCGAGATTGACGCGCAGGGCGAGGTGACGATCGACACGCACACGATCGGGCGGCTGGAGGGTTTCCGCTTCGTGGTCGCCCCCGATGCACGCGCGCACGACAAGCGCCTGCTGCTCGCCACTGCCGAGAAGCGGCTCGCGGGCGAGCGCCGCCGCCGGGCGGAAGCATTGATCGCCAGCGAGGATGCGCAGTTTGCGTTGGGCGAGGGCGGGACGATCACGGTTTCCGGGTTGAGGCATCTCCCACCCACATCTGCCTCTCCCACTCCATTCGCCCTGAGCTTGTCGAAGGGCGGGCCACAAGAGACGTGCTTCGACAAGCTCAGCACGAACGGAGCCGAGGAGGCGATACAGGAAGACGACCCGTTGATCGTCGCCCGCCTGTCGCGCGGCACGTCGCTTGCGCGCCCGCAGCTAACGCTCGACGACGCGCTCGACTGCCTCGACCCCTCACTGCGCAACCGCGTTTCCGAGCGACTGCGACAGTGGACAGCCGCGACGATCGCGCGCACGCTCCCCGCGCTCGCGGCCCTGTCCGACGCGACCCGCGCCGCAGAGGCCGGCCCCGCGCTGCGCAGCATCGCCGCCGCGATGGAGGCCGGCGCGGGCTTTGCGCAACGCCTGCCGCTGCGCGACGCAATCGAGGCGCTCGCGCCCGGCCAGCGCCAATGGCTGCGGCGGCAACGGATCACGATCGGCGCGCTCGACCTGTTCGACGCGCGATTGCTCAAGCCCGCCGCACAGGCATGGCGGCGCGCCTTGCTCGCCGCGCACGGCACGCCGACCCCGCTCGCGCCGCCGGCGGGTGCGACGACCCTGCCGCGCGGTGCACCGGGCGCGGTGCCGCTGATGGGGTTTCGCCCGCTCGGCGGACAGGCGGTGCGGATTGATCTCGTCGAGCGCGTCGCTCGCGCCGCGCACGACGCGCGTGGTGCAAACAACCGCGCACCCTTCGCCCCCGATCCAGCATTGGCGGTGTCGATCGGGCTCGAACCCGCGACGGTCGCGCGGTTGATGGCCGAACTCGGCTTCCGCCCGGTCGCCAAGCCCGACGCGGCCCCGCACTACGTCTGGCGTGGCCGCGCCCGCGCGAAGATCGCTGCGCCCGATCCCGCCAACGCCTTCGCCGCACTCGCCGGGCTGATGGGACGATGA
- a CDS encoding ferredoxin family protein: protein MTYVVTDACIRCKYMDCVEVCPVDCFYEGENMLVINPSECIDCGVCEPECPAEAILPDTESGLEQWLELNNTFSAQWPNVTRKLDQTPPDADEMKGVEGKYDKFFSPEPGKGD from the coding sequence ATGACCTATGTCGTCACCGACGCCTGCATCCGCTGCAAGTACATGGACTGCGTGGAAGTATGTCCGGTCGACTGCTTCTATGAGGGCGAGAACATGCTCGTCATCAACCCGTCGGAATGTATCGACTGCGGCGTGTGCGAGCCCGAATGCCCGGCCGAGGCGATCCTGCCCGACACCGAAAGCGGGCTGGAGCAATGGCTCGAGCTGAACAACACCTTCTCGGCGCAATGGCCCAACGTCACGCGCAAGCTGGACCAGACCCCGCCCGATGCCGACGAGATGAAGGGCGTCGAGGGCAAGTACGATAAGTTCTTCTCGCCCGAGCCCGGCAAGGGCGACTGA
- a CDS encoding DUF2807 domain-containing protein — MRGLIALAALLATPAQAAERRWPVGSIERLKVEAPVTVRVETGGGNGVRGTAADRATLDALDLRVDGTTLTIRTPRGSTAPAEIVVATPRVDTVALFAPATVLVDTLRGARATVSVAGAGSVTIARVDAERFDATLVGEGTITAAGRATEARLAGNGPGTIDSAALSAERTVVQAAGDLIVRAAARSTARITAGPDAQVTIAGHPQCSIRAATPANVRCSGVLPSS; from the coding sequence GTGCGGGGGCTGATCGCCCTCGCGGCGCTGCTCGCGACGCCGGCGCAGGCCGCCGAGCGGCGCTGGCCGGTCGGCAGTATCGAGCGTCTGAAGGTCGAGGCGCCGGTGACGGTGCGCGTGGAGACGGGCGGCGGCAATGGCGTTCGCGGCACCGCTGCCGATCGCGCCACGCTCGACGCGCTCGACCTGCGCGTCGACGGAACGACGCTGACGATCCGCACCCCGCGCGGCAGCACCGCGCCCGCCGAGATCGTCGTCGCCACGCCGCGGGTCGACACGGTCGCGCTGTTCGCCCCCGCGACGGTGCTGGTCGACACGCTGCGGGGCGCGCGTGCGACCGTGTCGGTTGCGGGAGCAGGAAGCGTTACGATCGCGCGCGTCGATGCCGAGCGGTTCGACGCGACACTGGTCGGCGAGGGAACGATTACCGCCGCCGGGCGCGCGACCGAGGCCCGGCTCGCCGGCAACGGCCCCGGCACGATCGATAGCGCAGCACTGTCCGCCGAGCGAACCGTGGTGCAGGCGGCCGGCGACCTGATCGTCCGCGCCGCCGCCCGCAGCACTGCCCGGATCACGGCTGGCCCTGACGCGCAGGTGACGATCGCCGGTCACCCGCAATGCAGCATTCGTGCGGCGACGCCAGCCAACGTCCGCTGCTCGGGTGTGCTCCCTTCAAGCTGA